A window from Fusarium musae strain F31 chromosome 8, whole genome shotgun sequence encodes these proteins:
- a CDS encoding hypothetical protein (EggNog:ENOG41), whose protein sequence is MDDSATYGSPGNGASPNSNPILAQPPLQPDSGAGDNEARGDEVMNDAPADDPKTKEDGVAATEGQESKSKEVVESAARDHLIAQTHAIVLPSYSTWFDMNAIHEIERKAMAEFFNNRNRSKTPAVYKDYRDFMINTYRLNPVEYLTVTACRRNLAGDVCAIMRVHAFLEQWGLINYQVDAEQRPSHVGPPFTGHFKIICDTPRGLQAWQPSADPVVLEGKKSQDTDQKAVAAAPAKGEQNLEIGRNIYEANAKNTLINKTEGKTNGETPATNGAAGADDATKAPIAKVHCHQCGNDCTRIYYHSNHTDANPKAKYDLCPNCFTEGRLPANHNSNMYVKMENPTYTSTLDRDAPWTDAEILRLLEGLERFDDDWGEIAEHVGTRTREECVLQFLQLDIEEKYLDSEAPLSAPTGLSLLGPQQGQLPFSQVDNPVMSVVGFLASLADPASTAAAASKSAEELKRKLRKQLDGDKANDDSQANGDSKAKSDSMDIDLRQETTTTTTTTTTTTTKTNALASIPLASIGARAAGFASHEEREMTRLVSAASNVTLQKLELKLKYFDEMEAVLRAERRELERARQQLFLDRLTFRRRVREVQEGLKAAAAVGGEQGVRLAQEAMSEGDRLSFQAVPGAQAVPPPSSDGQIKSYEA, encoded by the exons ATGGACGACTCTGCTACCTATGGCTCGCCTGGCAACGGTGCATCGCCCAACAGCAACCCTATCCTCGCCCAACCCCCCCTACAGCCAGATTCAGGTGCAGGCGACAACGAAG CTCGAGGCGATGAGGTGATGAACGATGCGCCCGCTGATGATCCCAAGACGAAAGAGGATGGAGTGGCCGCTAcagaaggtcaagaatcCAAGTCAAAGGAGGTTGTTGAGTCGGCGGCTCGCGACCATCTCATCGCGCAGACTCACGCGATTGTCCTTCCCAGCTACAGTACCTGGTTCGACATGAATGCTATTCACGAAATCGAGCGTAAAGCTATGGCcgagttcttcaacaaccGTAACCGGAGCAAAACACCAGCTGTATACAAGGATTACCGCGATTTTATGATAAACACATATCGCCTCAACCCTGTTGAATATCTGACTGTCACAGCCTGCCGCAGGAACTTGGCTGGTGATGTTTGCGCCATTATGCGCGTCCACGCGTTCTTGGAGCAATGGGGCTTGATAAACTATCAG GTTGACGCCGAGCAACGCCCATCACACGTTGGACCACCATTTACTGGCCATTTCAAGATCATATGCGATACTCCCCGAGGCCTACAAGCTTGGCAACCTTCTGCCGACCCTGTGGTTCTTGAAGGCAAGAAGAGCCAAGATACCGACCAAAAGGCTGTTGCTGCCGCCCCCGCTAAAGGAGAACAGAACCTTGAAATTGGACGAAACATTTACGAGGCCAATGCCAAGAACACCCTCATTAACAAAACTGAAGGCAAGACCAACGGTGAGACGCCAGCCACCAATGGCGCAGCTGGTGCCGATGATGCCACCAAGGCCCCCATTGCCAAGGTTCATTGCCACCAGTGCGGCAACGATTGCACTCGGATATACTATCACAGTAACCATACAGATGCTAACCCCAAGGCCAAATATGACCTTTGCCCTAACTGCTTCACCGAGGGTCGCCTGCCTGCCAACCATAACAGCAACATGTatgtcaagatggagaaTCCCACCTACACTTCGACCTTGGACCGCGATGCTCCTTGGACGGATGCCGAGATTCTGCGACTCCTTGAAGGCCTCGAGCGATTCGACGATGATTGGGGTGAGATTGCAGAGCATGTGGGCACCCGCACACGGGAAGAGTGTGTTCTCCAATTCCTTCAGCTGGATATTGAGGAGAAGTATTTGGACTCTGAGGCTCCCCTCAGTGCCCCGACTGGCCTGTCTCTGCTTGGACCTCAGCAAGGGCAGCTTCCCTTTAGCCAAGTTGATAACCCCGTCATGTCTGTCGTCGGCTTCCTTGCTAGCTTGGCAGACCCGGCCAGTACAGCAGCGGCCGCAAGCAAATCAGCCGAAGAACTCAAGCGCAAGCTCCGCAAGCAGCTCGACGGTGACAAAGCCAATGATGATTCTCAGGCCAACGGTGACAGCAAAGCCAAGAGTGACTCTATGGACATCGACCTCCGACAAGAGACCACGACGACTACGACCACAACGACGACGACCACCACAAAGACCAACGCGCTCGCATCCATTCCTCTGGCTTCGATAGGTGCCAGGGCTGCTGGATTCGCATCTCATGAAGAACGCGAGATGACTCGCCTGGTTTCCGCTGCTTCGAATGTGACACTACAAAAGCTTGAATTAAAGCTCAAGTATTTCGACGAGATGGAGGCCGTCCTGCGTGCGGAGCGACGAGAGCTTGAACGGGCAAGACAGCAACTGTTTCTCGACCGATTGACCTTCCGACGTAGGGTTCGAGAAGTGCAGGAGGGACTGAAGGCTGCCGCGGCTGTTGGGGGCGAACAAGGCGTACGACTTGCTCAAGAAGCTATGAGCGAAGGAGATCGGTTGAGCTTCCAGGCTGTCCCAGGCGCGCAGGCTGTCCCACCTCCCAGTAGTGATGGTCAAATCAAGAGCTATGAGGCATGA
- a CDS encoding hypothetical protein (EggNog:ENOG41) yields the protein MAPSKRASSSAASSGYVENHSKGPMLRWQDSLPQLPVPTLEETAKRYLKSLHPLLSASEYEASKKAVEEFVRPGGVGSKLQEKLVAKREDPNTKNWIYEWWNDAAYLSYRDPVVPYVSYFYSHRDDRRRRDPAKRAAAITTSALEFKKQVDAGTLEPEYMKKLPICMDSYKWMFNASRVAAKPADYPVKFSAEENKHIIAIRKNQFFKIQHEVNGKQLNTSELEQQFKRVYELAQRVPAVGALTSENRDVWTDARDILLKASPKNKDALEAIESSSFVVCLDDAAPVTLEERAHQYWHGDGANRWYDKPLQFIVNDNGTSGFMGEHSMMDGTPTHRLNDYVNDLIFGNKLDFSDPSIRSNLPEPQVLKFDITKEVQSEIDRATKDFNDVISKHQLAVQAYQGYGKGLIKKFKCSPDAYVQMVIQLAYYKMYGKSRPTYESAAVRRFQLGRTETCRTVSDDSVAWVKSMSDSSIDDKTRVDLFRKAINAHVEYITAASDGKGVDRHLFGLKKLLEPGQEVPAIYQDPAYSYSSSWHLSTSQLSSEFFNGYGWSQVIDAGFGIAYMINENSLNFNVVSKGLGSDRMSYYLNEAANDMRELLTPTLEPPKAKL from the exons ATGGCCCCCTCAAAGCGAGCTAGCAGCTCCGCCGCATCCTCAG GCTATGTTGAGAACCATTCCAAGGGACCCATGCTGCGATGGCAAGACTCCCTTCCTCAATTGCCCGTCCCAACACTTGAGGAGACTGCGAAGCGTTATCTCAAGTCGCTCCACCCCTTGCTATCTGCCAGCGAGTACGAGGCGAGCAAGAAGGCCGTCGAGGAGTTTGTCCGccctggtggtgttggcTCCAAGCTTCAGGAGAAGTTGGTGGCCAAGCGCGAGGACCCCAATACCAAGAACTGGATTTACGAGTGGTGGAACGATGCGGCCTATCTCTCATACCGCGATCCCGTCGTCCCCTACGTCAGCTACTTCTACTCTCACAGGGACgaccgacgaagaagagaccCCGCTAAGCGAGCTGCTGCCATCACAACCTCTGCCCTCGAGTTCAAGAAGCAGGTTGACGCCGGCACCCTTGAGCCAGAGTACATGAAGAAGTTGCCTATCTGTATGGATAGCTACAAGTGGATGTTCAACGCTTCTCGTGTTGCGGCTAAGCCAGCCGACTACCCTGTTAAGTTCTCAGCTGAGGAAAACAAGCACATTATTGCTATTCGCAAGAAccagttcttcaagatccaacACGAGGTTAATGGAAAGCAGCTCAACACTTCAGAGCTTGAGCAGCAATTCAAGCGTGTCTATGAGCTTGCCCAGCGTGTTCCTGCTGTTGGCGCTCTTACTTCAGAGAACAGAGATGTCTGGACTGACGCTCGTGACATTTTGCTCAAGGCCAgccccaagaacaaggacgCTCTCGAGGCTATTGAGTCGTCCTCTTTCGTGGTTTGCCTTGACGATGCGGCTCCAGTCACACTCGAGGAGCGTGCTCACCAATACTGGCACGGTGATGGTGCTAACCGCTGGTACGACAAGCCTCTGCAGTTCATTGTCAACGACAATGGCACTTCTGGCTTCATGGGCGAGCACTCCATGATGGACGGTACTCCCACTCATCGCCTCAACGACTACGTCAACGACCTCATCTTTGGAAATAAGCTTGATTTCTCGGATCCCAGCATCCGATCCAACTTGCCGGAACCACAAGTCCTCAAGTTCGATATCACAAAAGAAGTACAGAGCGAGATTGATCGTGCAACCAAGGACTTCAACGATGTCATCAGCAAGCACCAGCTCGCCGTTCAGGCCTATCAGGGCTACGGAAAGGGCCTGATCAAGAAGTTCAAGTGCTCTCCTGATGCTTATGTTCAGATGGTTATCCAACTCGCCTACTACAAGATGTATGGCAAGAGTCGACCTACTTATGAGTCTGCTGCTGTCCGACGTTTCCAACTTGGACGTACCGAGACCTGCCGAACTGTCTCTGACGACTCTGTTGCCTGGGTCAAGTCCATGTCTGATTCCTCCATTGACGACAAGACACGCGTGGACCTCTTCCGCAAAGCCATCAATGCCCATGTGGAATACATCACCGCCGCCTCCGATGGTAAGGGAGTCGATCGACATCTCTTCGGTCTTAAGAAGCTTCTCGAACCCGGCCAAGAGGTCCCTGCCATCTACCAGGATCCCGCATACAGCTACTCCAGCTCATGGCACTTGTCCACCTCTCAGCTTAGCTCAGAGTTCTTCAACGGTTACGGTTGGAGCCAGGTCATTGATGCTGGTTTTGGTATTGCATACATGATCAACGAGAACAG TCTCAACTTCAATGTCGTTTCCAAGGGTCTGGGCAGCGACCGCATGAGCTACTACCTCAACGAAGCAGCTAACGATATGCGCGAGCTGCTCACGCCTACTCTGGAGCCCCCCAAGGctaaactgtaa
- a CDS encoding hypothetical protein (EggNog:ENOG41), producing MDSFMLQDEGVRDRIRQAEEFLDPNDPQVRSYRSDIILMLQKNQRRLTVNLDHVRNHSPDLAQGLLQQPFDFTLAFDQALKNIVQTIPQARPDQTAKDTIYYCAWAGSFGLNACNPRTLSSHLLNYMVSIEGIVTRCSLIRPKVVKSVHYNEKKDMFHFREYQDQTMTNGVTTSSVYPREDDDGNPLITEYGFCTYRDHQTISIQEMPERAPAGQLPRGVDAILDDDLVDSVKPGDRVQLVGIYRTLGNRNTNHNSALFKTMILTNNVVLLSSKSGGGVATATITDTDIRNINKVAKKKNLLELLSQSLAPSIYGHDYVKKAILLMLLGGMEKNLENGTHLRGDINILMVGDPSTAKSQLLRFVLNTAPLAIATTGRGSSGVGLTAAVTSDKETGERRLEAGAMVMADRGVVCIDEFDKMSDVDRVAIHEVMEQQTVTIAKAGIHTSLNARCSVVAAANPIFGQYDPHKDPHKNIALPDSLLSRFDLLFVVTDDIEDTRDRHVSEHVLRMHRYRQPGTEEGAPVREQGGQSLGVSASNQTESQGPTEVYQKYDAMLHSGVTVTSGRGSNKKPEILSIPFMKKYIQYAKTRIKPILTQEASDRIADIYVGLRNDEMEGNQRRTSPLTVRTLETIIRLATAHAKSRLSNRVEERDAAAAEGILRFALFKEVVEESRKKRRKTQTVDFASSSDESSSDDDEDDDGDIANATQSNRSTSRATRNSSRLQARETSDTARSSREPDVPEDDSQSTLRRSSRRTQDQSQSQASFASSIPASQLPSSNQLESLDGDEDLATGAAALAIDDAPITSERLTAFRTALGQLLNTDLFEDDAAELDAVVEAVNKKIGNRRDAFDKGEATKALQKMGEANQIMFTEGDLVYKI from the exons ATGGATTCTTTTAtgcttcaagatgaaggcGTGCGCGATCGCATACGTCAAGCGGAGGAATTTCTTGATCCCA ATGATCCTCAAGTCCGAAGTTATCGATCCGATATTATTCTTATGCTACAAAAAAACCAGCGTCGATTGACCGTTAATCTCGATCATGTGCGCAACCACAGCCCGGACCTCGCACAGGGCCTCTTACAGCAGCCCTTCGATTTCACTCTGGCTTTTGATCAAGCCCTGAAAAACATCGTCCAAACCATTCCACAGGCACGGCCTGACCAGACCGCAAAAGACACAATCTATTACTGTGCTTGGGCTGGCAGCTTTGGCTTGAACGCTTGCAATCCCCGTACATTGTCGTCTCATCTCCTCAACTACATGGTCTCTATCGAGGGTATTGTCACTCGATGTTCTCTCATCCGCCCCAAGGTCGTGAAGAGTGTTCACTACAATGAGAAAAAAGACATGTTTCATTTTCGCGAGTACCAGGATCAGACCATGACCAACGGTGTTACCACTTCAAGCGTCTACCCTCGCGAGGACGACGACGGCAACCCGCTTATTACAGAGTATGGCTTTTGTACATACCGAGACCACCAGACCATCTCCATCCAGGAAATGCCCGAGCGAGCACCAGCAGGGCAGCTCCCCCGCGGAGTTGATGCAATACTAGACGATGACCTTGTCGACAGTGTGAAGCCCGGCGACCGAGTGCAGCTCGTTGGCATTTATCGAACGCTGGGCAACCGCAATACCAATCACAACAGTGCTCTCTTCAAAACAATGATTCTGACGAATAATGTTGTCTTGTTATCTTCGAAGTCTGGAGGTGGTGTGGCGACTGCAACCATTACAGATACCGACATTCGTAACATCAACAAggtggccaagaagaagaaccttCTGGAGCTACTCTCCCAATCGCTTGCCCCCAGTATCTACGGGCACGATTATGTCAAGAAGGCCATCTTACTCATGCTTTTGGGTGGTATGGAGAAAAACCTCGAGAATGGAACACATCTGCGTGGAGATATCAACATTCTGATGGTCGGTGACCCGTCCACTGCTAAATCTCAGCTGCTACGTTTCGTCCTCAATACTGCACCGCTCGCGATAGCAACAACTGGTCGTGGCTCCTCGGGTGTTGGTCTCACTGCAGCAGTAACTTCTGATAAGGAGACGGGTGAGCGCCGACTGGAGGCCGGTGCCATGGTTATGGCTGACCGTGGTGTCGTTTGTATCGACGAATTCGATAAGATGTCAGACGTGGACAGAGTTGCGATCCACGAAGTTATGGAACAGCAGACTGTTACCATCGCAAAAGCGGGTATTCACACATCGTTGAATGCTCGTTGTagtgttgttgctgctgctaaCCCTATTTTTGGTCAATATGACCCTCACAAGGATCCTCACAAAAACATCGCACTGCCTGACTCTCTGCTCTCACGTTTCGATTTACTGTTTGTCGTCACAGATGACATCGAGGATACACGAGACCGGCACGTATCGGAACATGTCCTTCGTATGCACCGGTATCGCCAGCCAGGAACTGAAGAAGGTGCTCCTGTGCGTGAGCAAGGTGGGCAGTCTCTGGGGGTCTCAGCTTCAAACCAAACTGAGTCCCAGGGGCCAACCGAAGTCTACCAAAAGTATGATGCAATGCTACATTCTGGTGTCACAGTCACATCTGGTCGCGGTTCAAACAAGAAGCCCGAAATCCTTAGCATCCCATTCATGAAGAAGTACATCCAATATGCGAAGACGAGAATCAAGCCCATTCTGACACAAGAGGCTTCTGATCGCATCGCTGATATTTATGTCGGTCTACGGAACGACGAGATGGAGGGCAACCAGCGAAGGACCAGTCCTCTGACCGTCCGTACTCTGGAGACCATCATTCGTCTTGCCACAGCACATGCCAAATCCCGCTTGTCAAACAGGGTGGAGGAGCGCGATGCGGCTGCTGCAGAGGGTATCTTACGCTTCGCTCTTTTCAAGGAAGTTGTTGAAGAATCGCGGAAGAAGCGGAGAAAGACTCAAACAGTTGACTTTGCATCATCCAGCGACGAGAGTtccagtgatgatgatgaagatgacgatggtgacATTGCCAATGCCACGCAATCAAACAGGTCGACTTCGAGGGCTACACGCAACAGCAGTCGCCTCCAAGCGAGAGAAACTAGTGACACTGCCCGGTCTAGCAGAGAACCTGATGTTCCTGAGGATGACTCGCAAAGCACATTGCGAAGATCTAGCCGGCGAACACAAGACCAGTCACAATCGCAGGCTTCATTTGCATCGTCAATTCCGGCCTCTCAGCTACCATCCTCGAACCAGCTAGAGTCGCTGGATGGCGACGAGGACCTTGCCACCGGTGCTGCGGCACTGGCGATTGATGATGCTCCCATCACATCTGAGCGACTGACAGCCTTCCGAACAGCCCTTggtcagcttctcaacacaGACCTGTTTGAAGATGACGCGGCCGAGCTGGACGCAGTCGTGGAGGCGGTGAATAAAAAGATTGGGAACCGTCGCGATGCATTTGATAAAGGAGAGGCTACAAAGGCGCTCCAGAAAATGGGAGAGGCAAACCAGATTAT GTTCACGGAGGGAGATCTTGTGTACAAGATCTAA
- a CDS encoding hypothetical protein (EggNog:ENOG41), translating into MADVAETPEIGLPIDSKEAVVVEEEKDIDQTKSEDADEHKNGDVRASGTEPAPEPEAKPGPEADNPPKHPPLAIIEGKVSDSSGEEAVPIDFVTMGMFIIDDIDFIPPTPPVKDILGGAGTYSALGARLFSPPPKSVSVGWIVDQGSDFPPSLSTLIDSWSTSALFRHDGLRLTTRGWNGYEGTTEKRAFRYLTPKKRLTAQDLTPPLLKSRSFHLICSPNRCRDLVSEITSLRKKVMAPETYTKPIFIWEPVPDLCTPDELLNCTNCLPLVDICSPNHAELAGFMGDSGLDPETGEISTIAVERACEQLLASMPLQSFSLVIRAGEKGCYIAKNGGRKRGRDPKTTKRRKKDYVRGGLQPDTDMEALFAGLLQDADGIVAREEIEVDPGVEKWVPAYHTDPSKVVDPTGGGNTFLGGLGVALARGESLEDAVACATVAASFAIEQVGVPTIGRDAEGREAWNGHNVEDRLREFRKRL; encoded by the exons ATGGCAGATGTAGCCGAAACTCCAGAGATTGGGCTGCCTATTGATAGCAAGGAAGCTGTTGTtgtagaggaagagaaagacaTAGACCAAACGAAATCtgaagatgcagatgaaCACAAAAACGGTGATGTACGTGCATCAGGCACTGAACCAGCACCTGAACCAGAGGCAAAGCCAGGGCCAGAAGCAGATAATCCCCCAAAACATCCCCCGTTGGCCATAATTGAGGGCAAGGTCAGCGACTCGTCAGGCGAAGAAGCTGTCCCAATCGATTTTGTTACAATGGGCATGTTTATAATTG ACGATATCGACTTCATCCCGCCAACTCCGCCCGTCAAAGACATCCTTGGTGGCGCTGGTACCTACTCAGCCCTTGGAGCTCGCCTGTTCTCACCCCCACCCAAATCTGTGTCAGTTGGCTGGATTGTCGATCAGGGCTCAGATTTCCCGCCCTCTCTCTCTACGCTCATCGATAGCTGGTCCACCTCGGCTCTGTTCCGTCATGACGGGCTTCGCTTGACCACGCGTGGCTGGAACGGCTATGAAGGCACTACCGAGAAGCGAGCTTTCAGATACCTGACTCCCAAAAAGCGCTTGACTGCTCAGGATCTGACACCACCACTGCTTAAATCACGGTCCTTCCACCTGATATGCTCCCCAAATCGATGTAGGGATCTTGTCTCCGAGATCACCTCACTTCGAAAGAAGGTCATGGCCCCTGAGACATATACCAaacccatcttcatctgggaACCTGTGCCTGATCTGTGTACCCCTGACGAGTTGCTCAATTGCACCAACTGCTTACCTCTTGTCGATATCTGCAGCCCGAACCATGCAGAATTGGCTGGGTTCATGGGTGACAGTGGACTTGATCCAGAAACAGGTGAGATCTCTACCATTGCTGTAGAAAGAGCCTGCGAGCAGCTTCTTGCAAGCATGCCTCTGCAGTCATTCTCTCTTGTCATCCGTGCTGGCGAGAAGGGATGCTACATCGCGAAGAATGGAGGAAGAAAGCGAGGCCGTGACCCCAAGACGACCAAGCGACGGAAGAAAGATTATGTTAGGGGTGGCCTTCAGCCAGACACGGATATGGAGGCTTTGTTTGCCGgccttctccaagatgctGATGGGATTGTGGCTCGCGAAGAGATCGAGGTCGATCCTGGTGTCGAGAAATGGGTTCCCGCCTATCACACTGACCCATCCAAAGTGGTTGATCCTACGGGAGGTGGGAATACCTTCTTAGGCGGCCTCGGTGTGGCTCTGGCCCGAGGCGAGAGCCTTGAGGACGCTGTAGCTTGTGCCACTGTTGCCGCAAGCTTCGCCATTGAGCAGGTCGGTGTTCCAACGATTGGTAGAGATGCTGAAGGCCGCGAGGCCTGGAATGGACATAATGTTGAGGACCGTCTCCGCGAATTTCGCAAACGTCTATGA
- a CDS encoding hypothetical protein (BUSCO:EOG092649VG) produces MLPIAKRVLAQKATGLIARAHAYSLGAQRQRLQSTLAILEQKDGVLNHSSLSAFTAAKKLGGPVHGFIAGNNIKPVAEEIAKAEGVEKIIAVDNSAYEKVGGKGLPENYAPLLVENIKKGGYTHVIAGHTAFGKSVMPRVAALLDSQQISDITAIENENTFVRPIYAGNAIATVESSDSVKVITIRGTAFAAGPLEGGSATVEDGVDSKPESPTEWVSEDLAKSDRPDLSTASRVVSGGRGLKSKEEFDKVMLPLADALGAAVGASRAAVDSGYADNSLQVGQTGKVVAPQLYMAVGISGAIQHLAGMKDSKVIAAINKDPDAPIFQVADVGLVGDLFEKVPELTEKVKSS; encoded by the exons ATGCTTCCGATCGCGAAACGAGTGCTGGCACAAAAGGCCACTGGCCTCATAGCGCGCGCGCACGCCTACAGCCTCGGCGCACAACGGCAGCGCCTGCAATCCACATTGGCTATCCTCGAACAGAAGGATGGTGTACTCAACCACAGCTCGTTGAGCGCCTTCACAGCTGCGAAGAAGCTGGGTGGGCCAGTACATGGATTTATTGCtggcaacaacatcaagcccGTGGCTGAGGAGATTGCCAAAGCTGAGGGGGTGGAAAAGATCATTGCTGTCGATAATAGTGCATATGAGAAGGTTGGTGGAAAG GGTCTCCCCGAGAACTATGCTCCCCTCTTGGTTGAGAATATCAAGAAAGGCGGCTACACACACGTCATTGCAGGCCACACTGCATTCGGCAAGAGTGTCATGCCCCGAGTGGCCGCTCTGCTCGATTCGCAGCAGATCTCAGATATCACAGCAATTGAGAACGAGAACACATTCGTCCGCCCCATCTACGCCGGTAACGCGATCGCCACCGTTGAATCTTCAGACTCTGTCAAAGTTATCACCATTCGAGGAACTGCCTTCGCTGCTGGCCCCCTAGAAGGAGGCTCCGCCACCGTCGAGGATGGAGTTGACTCCAAGCCCGAGTCACCTACCGAGTGGGTGTCGGAAGATTTGGCCAAGTCAGACCGTCCTGATCTTTCGACTGCAAGTCGCGTCGTGTCTGGAGGCCGTGGTCTCAAGTCCAAGGAGGAGTTCGACAAGGTCATGCTTCCCCTCGCTGATGCCCTTGGTGCTGCTGTCGGTGCCTCTCGTGCTGCTGTTGACAGTGGCTATGCCGATAACAGTCTGCAGGTGGGCCAAACAGGCAAGGTTGTTGCTCCTCAGTTGTACATGGCAGTGGGCATCTCGGGTGCGATTCAACATCTTGCAGGTATGAAGGATAGCAAGGTCATTGCTGCGATTAACAAGGATCCCGATGCTCCCATCTTCCAGGTTGCCGATGTCGGTCTGGTTGGTGACTTATTTGAAAAGGTACCTGAGCTGACTGAAAAGGTCAAGAGCTCCTAA
- a CDS encoding hypothetical protein (EggNog:ENOG41~BUSCO:EOG09262KZ3), producing MAANSQMHNLTTLIKRLEAATSRLEDIASSTEPPADATVLNQAIPSPPNPSLAAPPPPPAASDSKATTPAATKPEPVAEPLPESIEEFDAFLNTSVDKYVKLSHQLGGLVAEQAALVKSGFQEQRKFLLISTKAKKPNLSGPDLPVYESLIKPINEALMAVTELKDANRPSPMYTQLSTVSDGIMVLAWVTIDTRPYKHVDECLGSAQFFGNRVLKEQKDKDSKQIEWVQSFYQMFRDLADYVKQYFPTGIPWNSNGQPAQEVLKSLSAGSAPASVPTAPAPAGGGAPPPPPPPPPPPGPPPVLDIKTDDAPAPASSGGFGAVFSELNKGDAVTKGLRKVDKSEMTHKNPSLRSGSTVSSGQRGKSPAPGKKPKPESMRIKKPAKKELEGNKWTIENYEKEAEPIEIEASLTHSVLISRCNNTTIIVRGKANQVTVENSTRLSLIVDTLVSTVDVVKANNFALQVMGTIPTVMLDQVDSAQIYFSKESIGTKVFTSKSAGVNLNVISGQDDDYKEVPLPSQICSYYDESKGDLVNEIVAHAG from the exons ATGGCTGCTAACAGTCAGATGCACAATTTAACCACGCTCATCAAGAG GCTTGAAGCTGCAACTTCGCGCCTCGAAGATATCGCTTCTTCGACCGAGCCTCCTGCCGATGCCACCGTTCTCAACCAGGCGATACCTTCACCTCCAAACCCCTCCTTAgccgctcctcctcctccgccagcCGCTTCCGATTCCAAGGCCACTACTCCTGCTGCCACGAAGCCCGAACCTGTCGCCGAGCCGCTGCCAGAATCTATCGAGGAATTTGATGCTTTCCTAAACACTTCCGTTGATAAATATGTGAAGCTGAGCCACCAGCTAGGAGGATTGGTAGCTGAGCAG GCTGCGCTCGTCAAATCTGGTTTTCAAGAGCAGCGCAAGTTTCTGCTGATTTCCAcaaaggcgaagaagccAAACCTCTCCGGACCTGATCTGCCGGTATATGAGAGCCTCATCAAACCCATCAACGAGGCACTGATGGCTGTTACCGAGCTCAAAGACGCCAACCGTCCTAGCCCTATGTACACGCAACTCAGCACTGTCTCCGATGGTATCATGGTTCTGGCATGGGTTACTATCGACACTCGCCCCTATAAGCACGTGGACGAGTGCCTTGGCTCGGCTCAATTCTTTGGGAACAGAGTTCTAAAGGAGCAGAAGGATAA GGACTCCAAGCAGATCGAATGGGTTCAGAGCTTCTATCAGATGTTCCGCGATCTTGCCGATTATGTCAAGCAATACTTCCCAACAGGCATTCCATGGAATTCGAATGGCCAACCTGCTCAGGAAGTTCTCAAGTCATTGTCTGCTGGTTCCGCGCCCGCTTCCGTTCCCACTGCCCCGGCacctgctggtggtggtgctcctcccccccctccccctccccctcctcctcctggccCTCCCCCTGTTCTCGATATCAAGACAGATGATGCTCCTGCGCCTGCATCATCTGGTGGGTTCGGAGCTGTCTTCTCAGAGCTCAACAAGGGCGACGCTGTCACCAAGGGTCTGCGTAAAGTGGATAAGTCCGAAATGACGCACAAGAATCCGTCACTTCGCAGTGGCTCAACGGTTTCAAGTGGTCAGAGGGGTAAGAGCCCTGCTCCCggcaagaagcccaagcccgAGAGTATGCGTATCAAGAagccagccaagaaggaactAGAAGGCAATAAGTGGACTATT GAAAACTACGAGAAAGAGGCCGAGCcaattgagattgaggcctCACTTACACACTCGGTTCTCATTAGCCGTTGTaacaacaccaccatcatTGTCAGGGGCAAGGCCAACCAGGTCACAGTCGAGAATTCCACTCGTCTGTCCTTGATCGTTGATACCCTTGTTTCGACAGTCGATGTTGTCAAAGCCAACAACTTTGCTCTTCAGGTCATGGGCACTATCCCAACTGTCATGTTGGATCAGGTTGACAGTGCCCAGATCTACTTCAGCAAGGAGAGTATAGGAACCAAGGTTTTCACCAGCAAATCAGCAGGTGTCAACCTCAACGTTATTTCTGGCCAAGACGATGACTACAAGGAGGTGCCCCTGCCTTCGCAAATCTGCTCCTATTACGACGAGTCTAAGGGGGACTTGGTCAACGAAATTGTGGCCCATGCTGGCTAA